A part of Streptomyces sp. NBC_01497 genomic DNA contains:
- a CDS encoding chorismate mutase has translation MAITSNARTKANAAGSDTGARTPEATTAIEGARERIDALDDRIIGLIQERMAVSSVIQKARIESGGRRVNIGRENEILANYSRALGKPGAALALTLLELSRGRV, from the coding sequence ATGGCCATCACCAGCAACGCCAGGACCAAGGCCAACGCCGCCGGCAGCGACACCGGCGCCCGTACCCCCGAGGCCACCACGGCCATCGAGGGGGCACGTGAGCGCATCGACGCACTGGACGACCGCATCATCGGGCTCATCCAGGAACGCATGGCAGTCTCCTCGGTCATCCAGAAGGCACGCATCGAGTCCGGCGGCCGGCGCGTGAACATCGGCCGCGAGAACGAGATCCTGGCCAACTACAGCAGGGCCCTGGGCAAGCCGGGCGCCGCCCTCGCACTGACCCTGCTGGAGCTGTCGCGCGGGCGGGTCTGA